One segment of Setaria viridis chromosome 4, Setaria_viridis_v4.0, whole genome shotgun sequence DNA contains the following:
- the LOC117851685 gene encoding uncharacterized protein: MADAEAAAIHHHGDRCAGGADVEAAAAGQPSNSNGGGAAGTWEIEEMEPEEARQAGGGVSTAVGEASSGGGGDDVYVAVGKGGSSMAALSWALGRLTRPRSFVYLVHVFPVVTSIPTPLGMMPKSRASPEQIETYLNQERSKRREMLQKFLDQCRKFQVTVDVYLIESDQIANAIIELVPVLHIKQLVLGISKSNVRKLKRGNTIAGQVQKSAPLYCEVKIICDGKEVTTETTTDPTPPLSPAPIDNNSRSNNTTPLSSTPNHDKPDANGEEKDGECRERKKITKFLRCFSF, from the exons ATGGCTGACGCCGAGGCGGCTGCCATCCACCATCATGGCGATCGCTgtgccggcggcgccgacgtcgaggccgccgccgcggggcagcCGAGCAacagcaacggcggcggagCCGCCGGCACGTGGGAGATAGAGGAGATGGAGCcggaggaggcgcggcaggcgggcggcggcgtctccACCGCGGTCGGCGAGGCctcctccggcggtggcggcgacgacgtGTACGTGGCGGTCGGCAAGGGCGGGTCCAGCATGGCGGCGCTGTCGTGGGCGCTGGGCCGGCTCACCAGGCCCCGGAGCTTCGTCTACCTCGTGCACGTCTTCCCCGTCGTCACCAGCATCCCCACCCCAT TAGGAATGATGCCTAAGAGCCGAGCAAGCCCAGAGCAGATCGAAACCTACTTGAACCAAGAGAGATCGAAGAGGCGAGAGATGCTGCAGAAATTCCTGGATCAGTGCCGCAAATTTCAG GTTACCGTCGATGTATACCTCATCGAGAGCGATCAAATCGCTAACGCAATCATTGAACTTGTTCCTGTCCTGCACATTAAACAGTTAGTGCTGGGAATTTCGAAGTCCAATGTGCG GAAGCTGAAGAGAGGAAATACAATAGCAGGACAAGTACAAAAGAGCGCACCTCTCTACTGTGAAGTCAAGATCATCTGCGATGGCAAAGAGGTGACGACAGAGACGACTACTGATCCAACACCACCATTGTCACCTGCTCCTATAGATAACAACAGCAGATCTAACAACACGACGCCACTGTCGTCTACACCTAATCATGATAAACCAGATGCAAATGGTGAAGAAAAAGATGGTGAATGCAGAGAACGAAAGAAAATCACAAAGTTTTTAAGATGTTTCTCGTTTTGA